A portion of the Kribbella jejuensis genome contains these proteins:
- a CDS encoding SGNH/GDSL hydrolase family protein, producing the protein MTFEPGQVVAPSDPRIVLEGQWGHQPGVAITVNSGSRISFWYAGERVQLLFDTDGLTVPPHLWVIVDDREPELHLVDGPVIELSEPEGQHRVTVVVKDVSEHVNRWNPPFECAVVFAGLVLDARSVLRLIGRPGGPRLEFYGDSITQGVLSLSNQPGSEGADGTASYAYLTARAFGATSYQVGFGRQGISRPGNGEVPPGLESFGWNFAGSPAERVEAPDVVVINLGVNDLTLDVEEYAEYVRRVRAAYPSTTIVSLTPFSGKHAETIQAAVKTLDDPAVVLVDTTGWITEDDCTDDVHPSVAGHAKIADQLIAALEEHTSLRRPAAGQTANAQE; encoded by the coding sequence GTGACGTTCGAGCCCGGCCAGGTCGTCGCCCCGTCCGACCCTCGCATCGTTCTGGAGGGACAGTGGGGCCACCAGCCCGGCGTCGCGATCACGGTGAACTCCGGTTCGCGGATCTCGTTCTGGTACGCCGGTGAGCGCGTCCAACTGCTCTTCGACACCGACGGGCTGACCGTCCCGCCGCACCTCTGGGTCATTGTCGACGACCGCGAGCCGGAACTGCACCTCGTCGACGGACCGGTCATCGAGCTGTCGGAGCCCGAGGGCCAGCACCGGGTGACGGTGGTGGTCAAGGACGTCAGCGAGCACGTGAACCGCTGGAACCCGCCGTTCGAGTGCGCGGTCGTCTTCGCCGGTCTCGTGCTCGACGCGCGGTCGGTACTGCGGCTGATCGGCCGCCCGGGTGGTCCGCGGCTGGAGTTCTACGGCGACTCGATCACGCAAGGCGTGCTCTCGCTGAGCAACCAGCCGGGGTCGGAGGGCGCCGACGGTACGGCGTCGTACGCGTATCTGACCGCGCGGGCGTTCGGCGCCACGTCGTACCAGGTTGGGTTCGGCCGGCAGGGGATCAGCAGGCCGGGGAACGGCGAGGTGCCGCCGGGACTCGAGTCGTTCGGGTGGAACTTCGCGGGCTCACCGGCCGAGCGGGTCGAGGCGCCGGACGTGGTCGTGATCAACCTCGGCGTGAACGACCTGACCCTGGACGTCGAGGAGTACGCGGAGTACGTACGGCGGGTGCGGGCCGCGTACCCGTCGACGACGATCGTGTCGCTGACGCCGTTCAGCGGGAAGCACGCGGAAACGATCCAGGCCGCGGTGAAGACCCTCGATGACCCTGCCGTGGTGCTGGTCGACACCACCGGCTGGATCACCGAGGACGACTGCACCGACGACGTCCACCCCAGTGTCGCCGGCCACGCCAAGATCGCCGACCAGCTGATCGCGGCCCTCGAGGAGCACACGTCGTTGCGTCGTCCTGCCGCGGGACAGACAGCTAACGCTCAGGAGTAG
- a CDS encoding SWIM zinc finger family protein has protein sequence MPDDERRPWQAWRSKGEDAGLPAARGPGSRRSFGATWWGRAWLEALEHRARLDPGRLSRGRSYARRGSVLELTVTPGEVEAVVQGSRVTPYQVTVRIRAFSADEWDAVLDVVSAQIGRVAALLDGELPPEVVDDVRATGLDLLPGAGEVLTNCSCPDFAVPCKHSAAVCYLVADALDDDPFALLLLRGRRKDELLAALRARRGGTGAPITPPRTPAPKGIPAIAAFARHLTTPNRHPTAPPTTAADSPISADAADPSAATATHPADPSAATATHPAGPPAVTAMHPADTAALPADQAAGAVQPADPPSAHGAPVGSVVPIPVPPRPLAAPGVPAAVKVLDPPRSSGIDVRDLIALATDAARRAWELASGDTTLSLTYEQDLARRAAALLGTPELADLAHRANISARQLTTWATAWQQAGPGGLAVTIDAPHDPTSDALTEAQAALPDATTEANRVTSGKLQLRLGKDNLWYRFDNHFNDWTLTRPPATDPKDLL, from the coding sequence ATGCCTGACGACGAGCGGCGGCCGTGGCAGGCGTGGCGGTCGAAGGGCGAGGACGCGGGGTTGCCGGCCGCGCGCGGGCCGGGCAGCCGGCGGTCGTTCGGCGCGACGTGGTGGGGGCGCGCGTGGTTGGAGGCGCTGGAGCACCGGGCGCGGCTCGATCCGGGGCGGTTGTCGCGCGGGCGGTCGTACGCGCGCCGTGGGAGCGTGCTGGAGCTGACGGTCACCCCGGGCGAGGTCGAGGCGGTGGTGCAGGGCAGCCGCGTCACGCCGTACCAGGTGACGGTGCGGATCCGCGCGTTCTCGGCGGACGAATGGGATGCCGTACTTGACGTCGTGTCGGCGCAGATCGGCCGGGTCGCGGCGCTCCTCGACGGGGAGCTGCCGCCGGAGGTCGTGGACGACGTACGGGCAACCGGGCTGGACCTGTTGCCCGGCGCGGGCGAGGTCCTGACGAACTGCAGCTGCCCGGACTTCGCCGTACCGTGCAAGCATTCGGCGGCGGTTTGCTACCTGGTCGCGGACGCGCTGGACGACGATCCGTTCGCGTTGCTGCTGCTCCGAGGCCGGCGCAAGGACGAACTGCTAGCAGCTCTACGGGCGCGCCGCGGCGGCACGGGTGCGCCCATTACTCCCCCAAGAACCCCTGCCCCCAAAGGCATCCCCGCCATCGCCGCCTTCGCCCGCCACCTGACCACCCCCAACCGACACCCCACAGCCCCACCAACCACCGCTGCGGACTCGCCGATCTCCGCAGACGCCGCGGACCCATCGGCCGCCACCGCCACGCACCCCGCGGACCCATCGGCCGCCACTGCCACGCACCCCGCAGGCCCACCGGCCGTCACCGCCATGCACCCCGCCGACACCGCTGCACTCCCCGCGGACCAGGCAGCCGGCGCCGTCCAGCCCGCGGATCCGCCGTCTGCGCACGGCGCGCCGGTTGGGTCTGTGGTGCCGATTCCGGTGCCGCCGCGGCCGCTTGCTGCTCCCGGCGTACCGGCCGCCGTGAAGGTGCTGGACCCGCCGCGCTCGTCCGGCATCGACGTACGCGACCTGATCGCCCTGGCCACCGACGCCGCCCGCCGCGCCTGGGAACTCGCCTCCGGCGACACCACCCTCTCCCTCACCTACGAGCAAGACCTCGCCCGCCGAGCCGCCGCCCTCCTCGGTACGCCGGAACTAGCCGACCTCGCGCACCGCGCCAACATTTCCGCCCGCCAACTGACCACCTGGGCCACCGCCTGGCAGCAAGCCGGCCCCGGCGGCCTGGCCGTCACCATCGACGCACCACACGACCCCACCTCGGACGCCCTGACCGAAGCCCAAGCCGCCCTCCCCGACGCCACCACCGAAGCCAACCGAGTAACCTCCGGCAAACTCCAACTCCGCCTCGGCAAAGACAACCTCTGGTACCGCTTCGACAACCACTTCAACGACTGGACCCTGACCCGCCCGCCGGCAACCGACCCGAAGGACCTCCTCTGA
- a CDS encoding TrmH family RNA methyltransferase, whose protein sequence is MTVHPFARPIGAQHARVRQLLALRKDGSPGRIMVEGTWEHDRLLTTSATIEALFWCPEAGPPDIANLAARAAEVYRISEKLLARIARKTRPEGLISIARVPEWRPQAFRFTNRSLVLVADGVEYAGNLGTLIRTADAANADCLVLTSRRARPTHPAVYSASRGTVLSTPIVEFDDIPSAAAWLRSHRFRVHLADPAATGTYRVPQYDGPTAFVVGSEGAGLSPAWHDEGFDAVSIPMLGQADSLNVALSAGILLFEARARKEGW, encoded by the coding sequence ATGACTGTGCATCCTTTTGCCCGCCCGATCGGCGCGCAACACGCCCGTGTCCGTCAGCTGCTCGCCCTGCGCAAGGACGGTTCACCCGGCCGGATCATGGTCGAAGGAACGTGGGAACACGACCGCCTGCTGACCACATCCGCGACCATCGAGGCCCTCTTCTGGTGCCCCGAAGCCGGCCCGCCGGACATCGCGAACCTCGCCGCACGGGCCGCGGAGGTGTACCGCATCTCCGAGAAGCTGCTCGCCCGGATCGCCCGCAAGACCCGCCCCGAGGGCCTGATCTCGATCGCGCGCGTACCCGAATGGCGCCCGCAGGCGTTCCGCTTCACGAACCGGTCCCTCGTCCTGGTCGCCGACGGTGTCGAGTACGCCGGCAACCTCGGCACACTGATCCGTACGGCGGACGCCGCGAACGCGGACTGCCTCGTACTGACCAGCCGGCGCGCCCGTCCGACCCATCCGGCCGTGTACTCCGCGAGTCGCGGCACCGTCCTGTCGACGCCGATCGTGGAGTTCGACGACATCCCGTCCGCGGCAGCGTGGTTGCGCAGCCACCGGTTCCGCGTCCACCTCGCCGACCCGGCGGCGACCGGGACGTACCGAGTTCCGCAGTACGACGGTCCGACCGCGTTCGTCGTCGGCTCGGAGGGCGCGGGTCTGTCGCCGGCGTGGCACGACGAAGGATTCGACGCGGTGTCGATCCCGATGCTCGGCCAAGCCGACTCGCTGAACGTGGCGCTGTCCGCCGGGATCCTGCTGTTCGAGGCGCGGGCTCGCAAGGAAGGCTGGTGA
- a CDS encoding chromosome segregation ATPase: MSAAEDGPFDILGSKVLLGVQVVDLSRLSTHPIPMIGRGLITVAGQGPTDSNGAGKSSWIAALSLLHADDQWRLTSGAPGAAELLFTAEAAGQEGNWSNVDRGYIVGVFSDPDLTDLDDIEAAAITVWIRINRKASYIDLRWKHGLHIPYGATEAERAAGADALWAALPHSNGRTDFHANKLSQVLYGGQVRCVSFLSTSVRSSPTANLLAEPLNELGPARIFNAIATLTGLDHELEQEQAHRSAEHTQREATKQATADLQRWEQEMATVEAGILQRAAAREALAAAKESWQARSARHLIDGSARNAEILQELAALDERVAEQEARKEAIAAEIDAFGNEENLLRDVQLTRQERDKLDARDRELDLAQRSMREQLERLGQEHRRLLEAGRSADGRDLAAAAEEQDEARAVLEEHIGRDHAARSAVDYATAELREAESGQTVSAAQQQVLENAGIECGALTDITELPASDRAEWEPRLAPYREAVVIDFGDATVAATALADAGYSGFLLVLANRPGAAAFRGPKSADKRFVLDAFFAAIGERATKDNIDDAAGVVAVGQFDEPITGRTARIEAARRRVEAAIEARTIASAALEQARSRVEQAERRTAAARALADAESVQEQILALRETVDRHESDRDSLAPQLQAAKESAEAAAGQQLVRDERLKNLEATRRDHDRILDELTARRLALREEQSALDLTTRTATWGGTPAEAEEFLLGLADDAQRRTTADWNHQACTQLDDVIRRCFPSARSREEIPAELWEILNGPDGWTSGTLSDRVGLVPALQRTLSSHLAQHETFDSLQQQQIASQRAERNAALERAREGLDEAESTARAHRASLADGIKARLRLVSQEFDRLDQQYGGYGAKLEFPEPDPPAEPDKPWRWTVTPKWRRSEGGPFSAFNVKGNTAQMDEKAVKLVCAAALAGGSDRPLLLILDELGRNLGSQHRREAVALFEQIGRDRNITVIGALQDDMERYALASSRLYVKLRRSSDTMPYNQAPVVKGNEDNAARVELLREWMTSYRGSTPTLELASPTLTA; the protein is encoded by the coding sequence ATGAGCGCCGCCGAGGACGGGCCGTTCGACATCCTGGGGTCGAAGGTGCTGCTGGGCGTGCAGGTCGTGGACCTGTCCCGGCTGTCCACCCACCCGATCCCGATGATCGGGCGCGGTCTGATCACCGTCGCCGGGCAGGGCCCCACCGACTCCAACGGCGCCGGCAAGTCGTCGTGGATCGCCGCGCTCAGCCTGCTGCACGCGGACGACCAGTGGCGGCTGACCAGCGGTGCGCCAGGCGCGGCCGAGCTGCTGTTCACCGCCGAGGCCGCCGGTCAGGAGGGCAACTGGTCGAACGTCGACCGCGGCTACATCGTCGGTGTGTTCTCCGACCCCGACCTGACCGACCTCGACGATATCGAGGCGGCCGCGATCACGGTATGGATCCGCATCAACCGCAAGGCGTCGTACATCGACCTGCGCTGGAAGCACGGACTGCACATCCCGTACGGCGCGACCGAGGCCGAGCGCGCCGCCGGCGCGGACGCACTGTGGGCGGCCCTGCCGCATTCGAACGGCCGCACCGACTTCCACGCGAACAAGCTCTCCCAGGTGCTGTACGGCGGACAGGTCCGGTGCGTCTCGTTCCTGTCGACGTCCGTACGGTCGAGCCCGACCGCGAACCTGCTGGCCGAGCCGCTCAACGAGCTCGGCCCGGCCCGCATCTTCAACGCGATCGCGACGCTCACCGGTCTCGACCACGAACTCGAACAGGAACAGGCGCACCGTTCGGCCGAGCACACCCAGCGCGAGGCGACCAAGCAGGCGACCGCGGACCTGCAGCGCTGGGAGCAGGAGATGGCGACCGTCGAGGCCGGCATCCTGCAGCGCGCTGCCGCCCGCGAGGCGCTGGCCGCAGCGAAGGAGTCCTGGCAGGCGCGGTCGGCCCGGCATCTGATCGACGGTTCGGCGCGTAACGCCGAGATCCTCCAGGAGCTGGCCGCGCTGGACGAGCGCGTCGCCGAACAGGAGGCCCGCAAAGAAGCGATCGCCGCCGAGATCGATGCCTTCGGCAACGAGGAGAACCTGCTCCGGGACGTGCAGCTGACCCGTCAGGAGCGGGACAAGCTGGACGCCCGCGACCGTGAGCTCGACCTGGCGCAGCGTTCGATGCGTGAGCAGCTGGAGCGGCTCGGCCAGGAGCACCGGCGTTTGCTGGAGGCGGGCCGGTCGGCAGACGGCCGGGATCTGGCCGCCGCCGCCGAGGAGCAGGACGAGGCGCGCGCTGTTCTCGAGGAGCACATCGGCCGCGACCACGCCGCGCGTTCCGCGGTCGACTACGCGACGGCCGAGCTGCGTGAGGCCGAGAGCGGTCAGACGGTGTCGGCCGCGCAGCAGCAGGTGCTGGAGAACGCCGGGATCGAGTGCGGCGCGCTCACGGACATCACCGAGCTACCGGCGTCCGACCGGGCGGAGTGGGAGCCGCGGCTCGCGCCGTACCGCGAGGCTGTCGTCATCGACTTCGGCGATGCGACTGTGGCGGCGACCGCGCTCGCCGATGCTGGGTACTCCGGCTTCCTGCTGGTGCTGGCGAATCGGCCCGGCGCTGCGGCATTCCGCGGGCCGAAGTCGGCGGACAAGCGGTTCGTGCTGGACGCGTTCTTCGCCGCGATCGGCGAGCGCGCGACCAAGGACAATATCGACGACGCGGCCGGCGTGGTCGCGGTCGGGCAGTTCGACGAACCGATCACCGGCCGTACGGCGCGGATCGAGGCGGCCCGGCGCCGCGTCGAGGCCGCGATCGAGGCCCGCACGATCGCCTCCGCCGCGCTGGAGCAGGCGCGCTCCCGCGTCGAGCAGGCAGAACGCCGTACGGCGGCCGCTCGTGCGCTGGCCGATGCGGAGTCGGTGCAGGAGCAGATCCTCGCGCTCCGCGAGACCGTCGACCGCCACGAGAGCGACCGCGATTCCCTTGCGCCACAACTACAGGCCGCGAAGGAGTCCGCCGAGGCGGCCGCCGGCCAGCAACTCGTCCGCGACGAACGCCTGAAGAATCTCGAGGCGACCCGTCGCGACCACGACCGCATCCTCGACGAGCTGACCGCGCGCCGGCTCGCGCTGCGGGAGGAGCAGAGCGCGCTCGACCTCACCACTCGGACGGCCACCTGGGGTGGCACGCCTGCGGAAGCCGAGGAATTCCTGCTCGGGCTGGCGGACGACGCCCAACGCCGTACGACTGCGGACTGGAACCACCAGGCCTGCACCCAGCTCGACGACGTCATCCGCCGATGCTTCCCGAGCGCGCGTTCCCGGGAGGAGATCCCGGCCGAGCTCTGGGAGATCTTGAACGGTCCCGACGGCTGGACAAGCGGCACCCTCAGCGATCGCGTCGGCCTGGTCCCGGCGCTGCAGCGAACGCTGAGCAGCCACCTCGCCCAGCACGAGACCTTCGACAGCCTGCAGCAACAGCAGATCGCCAGCCAGCGCGCGGAGCGGAACGCCGCTCTCGAACGCGCCCGCGAGGGTCTCGATGAGGCGGAAAGTACGGCCCGTGCACACCGCGCCTCGCTTGCCGACGGCATCAAGGCCCGGTTGCGGCTGGTGTCGCAGGAGTTCGACCGCCTCGACCAGCAGTACGGCGGGTACGGCGCGAAGCTGGAGTTCCCGGAGCCCGATCCGCCCGCCGAGCCCGACAAGCCGTGGCGCTGGACGGTCACCCCGAAGTGGCGGCGGTCCGAGGGCGGCCCGTTCTCCGCATTCAACGTGAAGGGCAACACCGCCCAGATGGACGAGAAGGCGGTCAAGCTCGTGTGCGCGGCCGCGCTCGCCGGCGGATCGGACCGTCCGCTGCTGCTGATCCTCGACGAGCTCGGGCGCAACCTCGGTTCGCAGCACCGGCGCGAGGCGGTGGCGCTGTTCGAGCAGATCGGCCGCGACCGGAACATCACGGTGATCGGCGCCCTCCAGGACGACATGGAGCGGTACGCCCTCGCCTCTTCCCGGCTGTACGTCAAGCTCCGCCGGAGCTCCGACACCATGCCGTACAACCAGGCCCCCGTGGTCAAGGGCAACGAAGACAACGCGGCTCGCGTCGAGCTGCTCCGCGAGTGGATGACGTCGTACCGCGGCTCCACGCCGACCCTGGAGCTCGCGTCACCGACCCTTACCGCTTGA
- a CDS encoding IS630 family transposase, whose product MPSPKVDPVVLSDEERSVLAGWSRRRKTSQALALRSRIVLRCADGGTIGEVAEAVGVSRNMVSKWRSRFLAERLDGLSDEPRPGRPRTITDDDIEQVITKTLESTPGEDTHWSTRSMASATGMSQSAVSRIWRAFGLKPHAIETWKLSTDPLFVDKVRDVVGLYMSPPENALVLAVDEKSQMQAIDRTAPILPVMPTTPARMTHDYVRHGTTSLFAALDLSSGSVIAQHYRRHRHQEFLRFLKLIDAAVPKDLDLHLVLDNYATHKTPKVKEWLIRHPRFHLHFTPTSSSWLNLVERWFAELTNRKLRRSAHRSVTELEADVRAWINTWNEDPKPFVWTKTADQILDTLAAYCQRITDSRH is encoded by the coding sequence ATGCCGAGCCCGAAGGTTGATCCGGTGGTGTTGTCCGACGAGGAGCGGTCGGTGCTGGCCGGGTGGTCCAGGCGACGGAAAACGTCGCAGGCATTGGCGTTGCGGTCCCGGATCGTGTTGCGGTGTGCTGACGGCGGCACGATCGGCGAGGTCGCTGAGGCTGTCGGGGTGTCGCGGAACATGGTGTCGAAGTGGCGTTCGCGGTTCCTGGCCGAGCGGCTGGACGGGTTGTCGGACGAGCCGCGGCCGGGCCGGCCGCGGACGATCACCGACGACGACATCGAGCAGGTGATCACCAAGACGCTGGAGTCCACGCCGGGCGAGGACACGCACTGGTCGACCCGGTCGATGGCGTCGGCGACGGGGATGTCGCAGTCGGCGGTGTCGCGGATCTGGCGGGCGTTCGGGTTGAAGCCGCACGCGATCGAGACCTGGAAGCTGTCCACGGATCCGTTATTCGTGGACAAGGTCCGCGACGTCGTCGGCCTGTACATGAGCCCGCCGGAGAACGCGTTGGTGCTCGCAGTCGACGAGAAGTCGCAGATGCAGGCCATCGACCGGACGGCGCCGATCCTGCCGGTGATGCCAACGACACCGGCGCGGATGACCCACGACTACGTGCGGCACGGCACCACCAGCCTGTTCGCCGCCCTGGATCTGTCCAGCGGGTCGGTGATCGCTCAGCACTACCGCCGGCATCGGCACCAGGAGTTCCTGCGTTTCCTGAAACTGATCGACGCCGCCGTGCCCAAAGACCTCGACCTGCATCTGGTGCTGGACAACTACGCCACCCACAAAACCCCCAAGGTGAAGGAATGGCTGATCCGCCACCCCAGGTTCCACCTGCACTTCACCCCCACCAGCTCGTCGTGGCTCAACCTGGTGGAACGCTGGTTCGCCGAACTCACCAACCGCAAACTGCGCCGCTCCGCCCACCGCAGCGTCACCGAACTCGAGGCCGACGTCCGCGCCTGGATCAACACCTGGAACGAAGACCCCAAACCCTTCGTCTGGACCAAGACCGCCGACCAAATCCTCGACACCCTCGCCGCATACTGCCAACGAATTACCGACTCACGACACTAG